From a single Eleginops maclovinus isolate JMC-PN-2008 ecotype Puerto Natales chromosome 2, JC_Emac_rtc_rv5, whole genome shotgun sequence genomic region:
- the duox2 gene encoding dual oxidase maturation factor 1 encodes MTLFDDIYPFYPLQRSSFLFSGRLITIILVFLLLAFSLLIILPGIRGKSRLFWMFRIVISLFIGAVLVALNYTDDWAEARMTTNATYKSFSDAVVNADIGLHVGLHGINVTLKGNPIVQFNETIDYNEMFSWHDTIEEEYEEALEKGLPNPILYIVEKFTMSNPCGLIFQYRYSGRYASATLWTAFCCWILANILFSMPVILYAGYMMMATAAFIFFSMASFSTIMNAPPCVFSIGSDSFEAQYSHSFWLALVTGLLCTIIGILVMLLHFFIPEKMKEAFSVGVDSYEDEDVSYGEGYLNAVFLDGVTISPLSTKVTEEHI; translated from the exons ATGACTCTCTTCGATGACATTTACCCATTCTACCCTCTACAAAgatcctccttcctcttcagtGGCCGTTTGATCACAATAATTCTAGTCTTTCTTTTGCTAGCATTCAGTCTTCTTATCATTTTGCCAGGGATACGAGGGAAGTCG AGGCTGTTCTGGATGTTTCGAATAGTCATCAGCTTGTTCATAGGTGCTGTGTTAGTGG CGCTCAACTACACCGACGACTGGGCTGAGGCAAGAATGACCACTAATGCCACCTATAAGTCTTTCAGCGACGCAGTGGTTAATGCTGACATCGGGTTGCATGTTGGACTGCACGGCATTAACGTGACACTGAAGG GGAATCCCATTGTACAGTTCAATGAGACCATAGACTACAATGAGATGTTCAGCTGGCATGACACTATTGAAGAGGAGTATGAGGAAGCTCTTGAGAAAGGTTTACCCAACCCCATCCTGTACATCGTTGAAAAATTCACCATGAGCAACCCATGTGGACTCATCTTTCAGTACAGATACTCTGGACGATACGCCTCTGCAACCCTCTG GACGGCTTTCTGCTGCTGGATTCTTGCCAATATCCTCTTCTCCATGCCGGTCATTCTGTATGCTGGGTACATGATGATGGCCACTGCTGCCTTCATCTTCTTCTCCATGGCCTCCTTCTCCACTATCATGAACGCACCTCCGTGTGTTTTCTCCATAGGATCAGATTCATTTGAAGCACAGTACAGCCATTCATTCTGGCTGGCTCTGGTAACAG gtTTGCTGTGCACCATCATAGGTATTCTTGTGATGTTGTTGCACTTTTTTATACCAGAGAAGATGAAAGAGGCTTTCAGTGTTGGCGTCGACAGTTATGAAGATGAGGATGTTTCTTATGGGGAGGGCTACCTTAACGCAGTTTTTCTTGATGGAGTGACAATTTCACCGCTGTCAACAAAAGTCACAGAG gaACATATATGA